In Liquorilactobacillus hordei DSM 19519, the following proteins share a genomic window:
- a CDS encoding ABC transporter permease — MNFIKRAFLNIKEKKGRSILLLLVMSAILLFVLSGIIIQNAAKSAIATAKESSNATVTLTANREQAFKNIRKSKSKSTTLSLPSVSIATAKKIAKSSYVKSYNVTNSTTVNAKSFTAIKTSSSSQSGPSMGGNNKSQSSSGDITLSGVSSTSTVLSSSSAKLVSGRGLTVSDANTNNVVIEKELAKDNSLKVGSTIKVKDTDDKVRTLKVVGIYKASSTASSGGMGQSDPGNTIYTSAQYVNKVKGTTGKAESVTFIMNNPAKASAFIKQAKKLISTSKFSLTTDDSTYQSLLTPLNNVKSFANKIVWLVTIAGTIILALIVILMIRERRYEIGVLLSMGEKRWKVISQFFTEMFVVLIFSTIIAVIGGGFVGNYMSKELVSQSSSTTTSTMTVSSGQSQGGAPTQGGMPNGGGATQQGQNTGSQQSSLSNLEVSVDLMSILELFGFGLVIILIAILAGTVNVLRLEPKKILIL, encoded by the coding sequence ATGAATTTTATCAAACGAGCTTTTCTCAACATTAAGGAGAAAAAAGGCAGATCAATATTACTTCTGTTAGTAATGTCAGCAATATTATTATTTGTGCTATCTGGAATCATTATTCAAAATGCCGCAAAGAGTGCAATCGCAACGGCAAAGGAAAGTTCAAATGCTACAGTTACCTTGACTGCTAATAGAGAGCAAGCGTTTAAGAATATTAGAAAGAGCAAGTCTAAGTCGACGACGTTGAGCTTGCCAAGCGTCAGCATTGCTACGGCTAAAAAAATAGCCAAATCTAGCTATGTTAAGAGTTACAATGTCACAAACAGTACGACTGTGAATGCCAAATCATTTACAGCGATAAAAACATCCTCAAGTAGTCAATCAGGACCATCAATGGGTGGAAATAATAAATCACAGAGTTCCAGCGGGGATATTACCCTTTCTGGTGTTTCAAGTACTTCAACAGTTTTATCAAGCAGCAGTGCTAAGTTAGTTTCTGGACGAGGATTAACAGTTAGTGATGCGAACACTAACAACGTCGTTATCGAAAAAGAGTTAGCTAAGGATAATAGTTTAAAGGTTGGTTCAACAATTAAGGTTAAAGATACAGATGACAAAGTTCGTACTTTGAAAGTTGTCGGAATATATAAGGCATCTAGTACTGCAAGTTCTGGTGGAATGGGACAATCTGATCCAGGGAACACAATTTATACATCTGCACAATATGTTAACAAAGTTAAGGGAACAACTGGAAAAGCTGAATCAGTAACATTTATCATGAATAATCCTGCAAAGGCAAGTGCATTCATCAAGCAAGCTAAAAAATTGATCAGTACAAGTAAGTTTTCTTTGACAACTGATGACAGCACATATCAGTCATTATTGACACCTTTGAACAATGTTAAATCATTTGCTAACAAGATTGTTTGGTTAGTAACCATTGCAGGTACAATTATTCTTGCATTGATTGTTATTTTGATGATTCGTGAGCGAAGATATGAAATCGGCGTTTTGCTTTCAATGGGTGAAAAAAGATGGAAGGTTATTTCTCAATTCTTTACTGAAATGTTTGTTGTATTAATTTTCTCAACAATTATTGCAGTAATTGGTGGCGGTTTTGTTGGGAATTACATGTCCAAGGAACTTGTTTCACAATCATCATCTACTACTACAAGCACGATGACTGTTAGCAGCGGTCAAAGCCAAGGTGGAGCACCAACTCAAGGTGGAATGCCAAATGGTGGTGGAGCTACACAACAAGGACAAAATACTGGAAGTCAGCAAAGTAGTTTGTCTAACTTAGAAGTATCAGTTGACCTAATGTCAATACTTGAATTATTCGGCTTTGGATTAGTGATTATCCTGATTGCTATTTTAGCTGGAACAGTTAATGTCTTGCGATTAGAGCCAAAGAAAATTTTGATATTATAA
- a CDS encoding threonine/serine exporter family protein produces MMIVQIICSYLATIGFGIIVNIPHRALNACGWVGVLGWMTYLVVKTADGGTMLANALAALAIGLSSIFMARRLKMPMILFNIPSLVPLVPGGQAYKAVRSFAVGNDLAAIGNLVQVAMIAGAIAMGFFISELVARTYFRITMKH; encoded by the coding sequence ATGATGATAGTACAGATAATTTGTAGTTATTTAGCAACAATTGGTTTTGGCATTATTGTTAATATTCCACATAGGGCACTTAATGCATGTGGTTGGGTAGGTGTCTTGGGGTGGATGACTTACTTGGTGGTTAAAACGGCTGATGGTGGGACGATGCTAGCAAATGCTTTAGCTGCTTTGGCAATTGGGCTTAGTTCGATCTTCATGGCTCGGAGGTTGAAAATGCCAATGATTTTGTTTAATATTCCAAGTCTTGTTCCCCTCGTTCCAGGAGGACAGGCGTACAAAGCGGTTCGTAGCTTTGCTGTTGGCAATGATTTGGCGGCAATTGGGAATCTGGTACAAGTTGCAATGATTGCAGGCGCAATTGCGATGGGTTTTTTCATTTCAGAGTTGGTAGCTAGAACATATTTTAGAATTACGATGAAACACTAA
- a CDS encoding zinc-ribbon domain-containing protein: MNCQRCGFSIKESEQYCDHCGMKQEIFTEGFEAKKCKFCQKNIPVNANYCQYCGKDQAFIDVESFSEKVTVAEKTDMDNLDESKKKELLLNESAKPGIFTSTKLMLKDMFVLQKRMGRADFWWSIAGIFLLSLIFGMVMGETLVVVNGFSPSSVEIVERIAISMWMTLVYISITTAQIRRLHDCSLPGILILIKFLFGFGDFLLFLLLILPQSKRDMSYTFNKKQ, translated from the coding sequence ATGAATTGTCAACGTTGTGGATTTAGTATTAAGGAAAGTGAGCAATATTGTGACCATTGTGGAATGAAACAGGAAATTTTTACAGAAGGATTTGAAGCTAAAAAATGTAAATTTTGTCAAAAGAATATCCCAGTCAATGCAAACTATTGTCAATACTGTGGAAAAGATCAAGCTTTTATTGATGTTGAAAGCTTTTCAGAAAAAGTAACAGTGGCTGAAAAAACCGATATGGATAACTTGGATGAAAGTAAGAAAAAGGAACTGTTACTGAATGAAAGTGCAAAGCCCGGAATTTTTACTTCTACAAAATTAATGCTTAAAGATATGTTTGTGCTGCAAAAAAGAATGGGACGAGCTGATTTTTGGTGGTCGATTGCAGGAATCTTTTTACTATCGCTGATCTTTGGTATGGTAATGGGGGAGACATTAGTGGTAGTAAATGGATTTAGTCCGTCATCTGTAGAGATAGTTGAGAGAATTGCGATAAGCATGTGGATGACTTTGGTTTATATTTCAATTACAACTGCTCAGATAAGGAGACTTCATGACTGTAGCTTACCGGGAATTTTGATACTTATAAAGTTCTTATTTGGATTTGGAGACTTTTTGTTATTTTTACTGCTCATTTTACCCCAATCAAAGCGTGATATGAGTTATACT
- a CDS encoding LCP family protein — protein sequence MVKEPEFKRSEIKNRKNQVAKPRKHKYFTALIFVIVVLLGTFFLYLGHIYRDAQKMTTKIYSSSNITKARDTQSLLKAGKPISILLMGTDTGAVGRNFKGRTDTMIVLTLNPQKNKMTIVSLPRDALVAVTGYKKYYPSKLNSAYDYGGSGTTIKTVQNYLNIPIDFYATINMGGLENMVNAVGGITVKPLLTFSYGGHSFVKNKTTKMNGSTALAYVRMRHSDPLGDYGRQQRQRQVLTKVAQNGTKLKSLMTERFFKEIKKQLKTDITFNDMLLLALKYRGTTRNMTSDHLQGEADLISGISFESVPATEKQRITNLIRSSLNLESATTGNTLLNSSSINTTEK from the coding sequence GTGGTAAAAGAGCCAGAATTTAAGCGCTCAGAAATAAAAAACAGAAAAAATCAGGTTGCTAAGCCACGAAAGCATAAATATTTCACAGCACTTATATTCGTAATTGTCGTGTTGCTCGGAACCTTCTTTTTATATTTAGGACATATTTATAGAGATGCACAGAAAATGACAACCAAGATATACAGTTCCAGCAATATCACAAAAGCTCGTGATACGCAAAGCTTACTCAAAGCAGGTAAACCAATCTCTATTCTGTTAATGGGTACAGATACTGGAGCGGTCGGACGAAACTTCAAGGGGCGAACCGATACGATGATTGTGCTAACATTGAATCCCCAAAAAAATAAAATGACAATTGTAAGTCTTCCCAGAGATGCACTTGTTGCGGTAACTGGTTATAAAAAGTACTATCCTAGTAAATTAAATTCGGCATACGATTATGGTGGTTCCGGCACAACCATTAAGACTGTACAAAATTACTTAAATATTCCAATTGATTTTTATGCAACCATTAACATGGGTGGCCTTGAAAACATGGTTAATGCCGTTGGCGGTATCACAGTCAAACCTCTTTTAACATTTTCATATGGTGGGCATTCATTCGTTAAAAACAAAACAACCAAGATGAATGGAAGTACTGCCCTTGCATATGTCAGAATGCGTCACTCCGACCCATTAGGAGATTACGGCCGACAACAAAGGCAGCGTCAAGTCTTAACAAAAGTTGCCCAGAATGGAACAAAATTAAAATCTCTTATGACAGAACGTTTCTTCAAGGAAATTAAAAAACAACTAAAAACAGATATTACATTCAACGATATGCTGCTACTAGCCCTCAAGTATCGTGGGACAACACGCAATATGACCTCAGATCACTTACAAGGCGAAGCCGACTTAATATCCGGTATCTCCTTTGAGTCAGTTCCAGCAACTGAAAAACAGCGAATTACAAATTTAATTCGTTCTTCATTGAATCTTGAATCTGCAACTACCGGCAATACTTTGTTAAATTCAAGTAGTATAAATACAACTGAAAAATAA
- a CDS encoding ABC transporter ATP-binding protein, protein MITTKNLTYWYDDVNEKLFEDINLQFDAGNLYAIIGKSGSGKTTFLSLIAGLDTPKSGTIEFEGETLKKIGLMNYRKKCVSMVFQSYNLLTYMSALDNLLCAMAITEAKHAGDKKYALDLLDKIGIDEDNAKRKVTKLSGGQQQRVAIARTMCCDSKFVVADEPTGNLDENSTNDVLDLFKQIAHEQNKCVVIVTHEFDVAQKCDSIIELRQKKFEQV, encoded by the coding sequence ATGATTACAACTAAAAACCTAACATATTGGTATGACGATGTTAATGAAAAACTTTTTGAAGATATTAATTTACAATTTGATGCAGGTAACTTATATGCGATAATCGGAAAGAGTGGTTCCGGTAAAACGACCTTCTTGTCATTGATAGCAGGATTAGACACGCCAAAAAGCGGAACAATTGAATTTGAAGGCGAAACACTTAAGAAGATTGGGTTGATGAATTATCGGAAGAAATGTGTGTCAATGGTGTTTCAATCGTATAATTTGTTAACGTATATGTCGGCATTAGACAATCTACTGTGTGCAATGGCGATTACCGAGGCAAAACATGCTGGTGACAAGAAGTATGCTTTGGACTTGTTGGATAAGATTGGCATTGATGAGGATAATGCGAAACGAAAAGTGACAAAGTTATCAGGTGGTCAGCAACAAAGAGTCGCGATTGCTCGTACAATGTGTTGTGATTCGAAGTTCGTAGTAGCAGATGAACCAACAGGAAACCTCGATGAGAATAGTACAAATGATGTGTTGGACTTGTTCAAACAAATTGCGCATGAACAAAACAAATGTGTAGTTATAGTAACTCATGAATTTGATGTTGCCCAAAAATGTGACTCAATTATCGAGCTTCGTCAAAAGAAGTTTGAACAAGTTTAG